One bacterium DNA window includes the following coding sequences:
- the atpA gene encoding F0F1 ATP synthase subunit alpha, translated as MAIQADEVTKILKSRIKDFKPEAEMAEVGEVLKVGDGVAVVYGLKNAMAGELLKFPNDVTGIAFNLETDVVGAVLMGESRNVREGDSVHLTGRIAEVPTGKELLGRVVSPLGLPLDGKGPLKASSTRRLEIKAPGVVQRQGVKEPLHTGIKAIDCMIPIGRGQRELIIGDRQTGKTAVAIDAILNLKGKGVVCVYVAIGQKQSTVAQVVHTLEERGALDYCIIVSATAADPAPLQYLAPYAGCAMAEEFTYNGGHALVVYDDLSKQAVAYRELSLLLRRPPGREAYPGDVFYLHSRLLERACKLNDQLGGGSLTALPIIETQAGDVTAYIPTNVISITDGQIFLESNLFFSGIRPAINVGISVSRVGGNAQTKATKKVAGKLKLDMAQYNELAAFAQFGAELDKASMAQLNRGARLVELLKQPQYAPMEMEDQVASIFAGNNGFLDPLPVEKVKDFETGLLSHLKAKHPEVLKDIKTKGDLSEDTKTKLTAAIGEFAKNFY; from the coding sequence ATGGCGATCCAAGCGGATGAGGTGACCAAGATCCTGAAGTCGCGCATCAAGGACTTCAAGCCCGAGGCCGAAATGGCCGAGGTGGGGGAAGTGCTCAAGGTGGGCGACGGCGTGGCGGTCGTTTACGGCCTCAAGAACGCCATGGCGGGCGAACTCCTGAAGTTCCCCAACGACGTCACCGGCATCGCCTTCAACCTGGAGACCGACGTGGTCGGGGCGGTGCTCATGGGCGAATCCCGGAACGTGCGCGAGGGGGATTCGGTCCACCTGACCGGACGGATCGCGGAGGTCCCCACGGGCAAGGAACTGCTGGGCCGGGTGGTGAGCCCGCTGGGCCTGCCCCTGGACGGCAAGGGGCCGCTCAAGGCCTCCTCCACCCGCCGCCTGGAGATCAAGGCCCCGGGCGTGGTCCAGCGCCAGGGAGTGAAGGAACCCCTCCACACCGGCATCAAGGCCATTGATTGCATGATCCCCATCGGCCGGGGCCAACGGGAACTGATCATCGGTGACCGCCAGACGGGGAAGACCGCCGTGGCCATCGACGCCATCCTGAACCTCAAGGGCAAGGGCGTCGTCTGCGTTTATGTGGCCATCGGCCAGAAACAATCGACCGTCGCCCAAGTGGTGCACACCCTGGAGGAGCGCGGGGCCCTGGATTATTGCATCATCGTCTCCGCCACCGCTGCCGACCCCGCGCCGCTCCAATACCTGGCGCCCTACGCCGGCTGCGCCATGGCCGAAGAATTCACCTATAACGGCGGGCATGCGCTGGTGGTCTATGACGACCTTTCCAAGCAGGCCGTGGCCTACCGCGAACTGTCCCTGTTGCTGCGCCGTCCTCCGGGACGCGAAGCCTACCCGGGCGATGTGTTCTACCTGCATTCCCGTTTGCTGGAGCGCGCCTGCAAGCTCAACGACCAGCTGGGCGGGGGCTCCTTGACCGCCCTTCCCATCATCGAGACCCAGGCCGGTGACGTGACGGCCTACATCCCGACCAACGTCATTTCCATCACCGACGGGCAGATCTTCCTGGAGTCGAACCTTTTTTTCTCGGGCATCCGTCCCGCCATCAACGTGGGGATCTCGGTCTCCCGTGTGGGCGGCAACGCCCAGACCAAGGCCACCAAGAAGGTCGCCGGGAAATTGAAGCTCGACATGGCCCAATACAACGAACTGGCGGCTTTCGCCCAGTTCGGCGCCGAGCTCGACAAGGCCTCCATGGCCCAGCTCAACCGCGGGGCCCGTCTGGTGGAACTGTTGAAACAACCCCAATACGCACCCATGGAAATGGAGGACCAAGTGGCCTCCATCTTCGCCGGGAACAACGGCTTCCTGGATCCGCTGCCCGTGGAGAAGGTCAAGGACTTCGAGACCGGCCTG
- the atpH gene encoding ATP synthase F1 subunit delta: MESVIAERYAVALLQVAREQKAAEAVGEEIRSLRRLVEENQVLRSTLEHPRVKAAEKIEALKGVLGSKLSTTLENFLTLLIMKKRVQHLRAVADHYERLLFQSQGKAAARVLTAMPLSADQKKALSDKLSQTFNLTVEVREEVKPNLIGGLVVYLGDQRMDASVLGQLDRVKQRLLKVEIE; this comes from the coding sequence ATGGAATCGGTCATCGCCGAAAGATACGCCGTGGCCCTCCTGCAGGTGGCCCGCGAACAGAAGGCCGCCGAAGCCGTCGGCGAGGAGATCCGCAGCCTCCGCAGGCTGGTGGAGGAGAACCAGGTCCTGCGCTCCACCCTGGAGCATCCCCGGGTGAAGGCGGCCGAGAAGATCGAGGCCCTGAAGGGCGTCCTGGGCTCCAAGCTCTCCACCACCCTGGAGAATTTCCTGACGCTGCTCATCATGAAGAAAAGGGTCCAACACCTCAGGGCGGTGGCGGACCATTACGAGAGGCTCCTGTTCCAGTCCCAGGGAAAGGCGGCGGCCCGGGTGCTGACCGCCATGCCCCTCTCGGCCGACCAAAAGAAGGCCCTGTCCGATAAGCTCAGCCAGACCTTCAACCTGACCGTCGAGGTCCGGGAAGAGGTGAAGCCCAACCTGATCGGGGGGCTGGTGGTCTACCTGGGGGACCAGCGCATGGATGCCAGCGTGTTGGGCCAGTTGGACCGGGTCAAACAAAGGCTATTGAAGGTGGAGATCGAGTAA